GCATCTGAGAATGGAAGACAAGTGGGTTCTCTCCAGAATGAACACTGTGATTGCCGAAGTTAATCAAGCTATGGACCAGTATCTACTGCACAGGGCAGTGCGCACAATAAACGAATTTGTGATAGAGGACATATCCAGATGGTATATTCAGCTTATAAGGCCAAGAACATGGACTGAAGCCGATGATCCTGACAAACTGGCAGTTTATCGTGTTCTTTATGATGTGTTTGTTACTTTATCAAAACTGATTGCACCTTTTATGCCACATCTGGCAGAAGAGATGCATCAGAACCTTCAGAAAAATGTATCTCCGGATGCACTTTCTTCAGTCCATATGTGTGACTGGCCCCAGATTGATGAGAGTCTAAAGGATGATGACCTGGAAAATCAAATGAGGATCATAAGATCGATTGTAGAAGCATCATCAAATGCGCGTCAGAAGGCTGGCAGAAAATTGCGCTGGCCGGTTAAACGTATTGTGATCTCTCCTACCAGTGAAGATGTGCAGAAGGCAGTAAATAATCTAAGCAGTGTCCTCATGGATCAGTCCAATGCAAAAGACGTTGAAATAACAGGTGTCAGAGAATCATGGGATGAACTTGGTCTCGAGGCTGTTCCAGAAGCGAGTAATATCGGACCTGTGTTTAAGGGTGAAGCTGGTAAGATTATCACTGGTATAAAATCTGCAGATGCATCAGCAATGAAAGTATCATTTACCCGCCATGGAAACTTTGATCTTCAGTTGCCTGATGGCAATATCGTCACAATCAATGAAAATATGGTGAATTTCCAGGAAACTCTGCCTGAAATGGTTGAAAGTGCCAGGTTCAATGAAGGCACAGTATATGTTGATGCATCGCTGACCCGGGAAATTGAATCCGAAGGCTTTTCAAGAGAAGTGATCAGAAGAGTCCAGGACATGCGAAAAGATATGCAGCTTGCAGTAGATGAGCATATAAAGGTCTTTATCAGGATAGATGATGAGCGGGTATTGGATCTTGTACTTGACCTTGAAGATTTCATTGCAAAAGAAGTGCGTGCAAACCTGCTTGTAATAGGTTCTGACATAGATCCAGAAGGTAATCTTGTGAAGGAATGGGAAGTTGAGGAAGTCCCGATGAATATTGGAGTGTCTCCAGTAACTGAATAATTCATTATTTTCATTAGACTAATGTTAGGTTTGTTTGACAGGTAAGGAAATGCACAGAAATTGGATGTATTATTGAATGGATTTTGATGAATGGAAGCCAATATACTTTCAAATACTGGATGATTTTGGGTTCAGCATTGAACGTGATAGATTGGCTGCCTCTATACTTTCAGGGCTCCTTGAGGAACATAAGGACCGTGCTCTTGGCAGTCCTGAAGAACTGGGGTCTATGATAAAGGACATGGATGTGCTGGTATGTGGCAATGCACCATGCCTGACTGATGACATTAGAACTCATGATGTGGAAAAATATACTGTTATTGCAGCAGATGGGGCTACTGAAAGGCTACTGGATCATGGAATTGTGCCACACATCATTGTAACCGATCTTGATGGTAATGTGCAAAAAGAGATCGATGCCTGCAGAAGGGGAGCTATTGTGGTTATACATGCCCATGGAGATAATATAGAAGCGGTGAAAAGATATTTGTCCAGTTTTTCGAAAATTATTGGTACCATCCAGGCAGAACCACTAAAGAATGTGTATAATTTTGGTGGATTTACAGATGGGGACAGATGTGTTTTTCTGGCACATGAATTCGGTGCACTGAACATAACACTGGCTGGATTTGATTTTGATGATCCTGATGTATCTTTGATGAAGAAAAAGAAATTAAAATGGGCAAAAGAGCTAATAGGAATCATTCTAGATAAATGATTATTAGGTTTCTGAACTTTATCAGAAATTATATATTTTATTTAAAGTAATTAAAAGATGAGGATTTAATGCAGACACTGGTTATATGTATAGACAGGGATAATGATATTGGTGAAAAGGCAGGCATCAAAACTCCTGTGATTGGAAGGGAGAATAACATAGA
Above is a genomic segment from Methanosalsum zhilinae DSM 4017 containing:
- a CDS encoding 6-hydroxymethylpterin diphosphokinase MptE-like protein gives rise to the protein MDFDEWKPIYFQILDDFGFSIERDRLAASILSGLLEEHKDRALGSPEELGSMIKDMDVLVCGNAPCLTDDIRTHDVEKYTVIAADGATERLLDHGIVPHIIVTDLDGNVQKEIDACRRGAIVVIHAHGDNIEAVKRYLSSFSKIIGTIQAEPLKNVYNFGGFTDGDRCVFLAHEFGALNITLAGFDFDDPDVSLMKKKKLKWAKELIGIILDK